A window from Parambassis ranga chromosome 13, fParRan2.1, whole genome shotgun sequence encodes these proteins:
- the LOC114444816 gene encoding P2Y purinoceptor 13-like, translated as MNNTLSNTSIKCVRDTSVTAVVFPCLYSILFIVALILNSMAAWIFFNIPSTSTFVVFLKNVVVADLLMTLTIPLRVLSDAGVGSWHLRAFHCRYSAVLFYITMYISILLLGLISLDRYLKIVRPFGKCALQRVRVGQVLSAAVWVVMLSLALPNVILSDQTPQVSRGKLKCSSMKSKAGLLWHEGFNYFCQVVFWGTLALMVVCYTFISKKVYESYKASKSRSQAASRRTKAKVFVVVGVFFICFAPFHFARVPYTLTQTRSSAGQCWAQNALYIAKETTLWLSATNVCLDPLIYVFLCKVFRKRLTATFSRNPLHKGFKESPTVTSTQLEMSQIAYSNRLSYNGSPHSGQY; from the exons ATGAACAACACACTGTCTAACACTTCCATCAAGTGTGTTCGGGATACCAGTGTGACAGCGGTGGTTTTCCCCTGCCTGTACAGCATTCTCTTCATAGTTGCCCTGATACTGAATTCCATGGCTGCATGGATCTTCTTCAACATCCCCAGTACCTCTACATTTGTGGTCTTTCTTAAAAATGTG GTAGTGGCTGACCTGCTGATGACCCTCACCATCCCATTAAGAGTCTTAAGCGACGCAGGTGTGGGTTCCTGGCATCTACGTGCCTTCCACTGCCGATACTCTGCAGTGCTCTTCTACATCACCATGTATATCAGCATCCTCTTGCTGGGACTAATTAGCTTGGACCGCTATCTAAAGATCGTGAGGCCCTTTGGGAAGTGTGCCCTGCAGCGTGTTCGTGTTGGTCAGGTGCTCAGTGCAGCTGTTTGGGTGGTGATGTTATCTTTAGCATTACCCAATGTTATTCTAAGTGACCAAACGCCACAGGTCTCCAGAGGCAAACTGAAGTGCTCGTCCATGAAGAGCAAAGCTGGCCTGCTGTGGCATGAAGGATTCAACTACTTCTGCCAG GTGGTTTTTTGGGGGACGCTCGCCTTGATGGTGGTTTGCTACACATTCATTAGCAAGAAGGTGTACGAGTCATACAAAGCCTCAAAGAGCAGATCACAAGCTGCAAGTCGCAGAACCAAGGCAAAGGTCTTTGTCGTGGTGGGGGTGTTTTTCATCTGCTTTGCCCCCTTTCACTTTGCCCGCGTTCCCTACACTCTGACCCAGACACGCAGCTCAGCAGGACAATGCTGGGCACAGAACGCACTTTACATCGCCAAAGAAACCACCCTGTGGCTGTCAGCTACTAACGTGTGCCTGGACCCGCTTATCTATGTGTTTCTCTGCAAAGTGTTCAGGAAAAGACTGACAGCCACATTCTCCCGAAATCcacttcacaaaggttttaagGAATCTCCAACAGTAACATCGACTCAACTGGAGATGTCGCAAATAGCCTACAGTAACAGACTGTCATATAATGGGTCTCCACACTCCGGACAATACTAA
- the mfsd1 gene encoding lysosomal dipeptide transporter MFSD1 isoform X2 — translation MSDFEENQSLLGEDDARSFTGRRTPRDPDRPLPAICDPSRFLHRVVVLGFMCFLGFGSYFCFDNPAALQTQVIQDLNLNTAKFMQLYAWYSWPNVVLCFFGGFLIDRVFGIRLGTIIFSLFVCVGQVIFAAGAWVNKFWLMEAGRFVFGIGGESLAVAQNTYAVNWFKGKELNLVFGLQLSMARLGSTVNMNIMGWVYSKMADVFGSTGYATLGASLMIAAVTCVFSLMCALVLGFLDKRAERILQKEQGKTGEVIKLTDVKDFPLTLWLIFIICVGYYVAIFPFIGLGQVFFIEKFNFSPAEARAVNSIVYIISAPASPVLGFMVDKTGRNVIWVITAVVTTLAAHIMLAFTFWNPWIAMSLLGVSYSLLACALWPMVAFVVPEHQLGTAYGFMQSIQNLGLALIAIAAGAIVDNKGYLVLEVFFCACICIALIAVMMLYFVDYVRGGELNQSASARAKLQKEATAEAE, via the exons ATGTCGGACTTTGAGGAGAACCAGAGCTTGTTGGGGGAGGACGATGCGAGGTCGTTCACCGGGAGACGGACACCCAGAGATCCCGACAGACCGCTGCCGGCAATCTGCGACCCAAGCCGCTTCCTGCACCGGGTGGTTGTGCTGGGTTTCATGTGCTTCCTGGGATTCG GAAGCTACTTCTGTTTTGACAATCCAGCTGCTCTTCAAACTCAAGTCATACAG GATCTGAACCTGAACACTGCAAAGTTCATGCAGCTGTATGCCTGGTACTCCTGGCCCAACGTGGTGCTCTGCTTCTTTGGAGGGTTCCTCATTGACCGGGTCTTTGGCAtcag ACTGGGAACCATCATATTttccctgtttgtttgtgttggacAG gtgATATTTGCTGCCGGAGCTTGGGTGAATAAGTTCTGGCTGATGGAAGCTGGACGTTTTGTATTTGG TATTGGAGGAGAGTCCTTGGCAGTGGCCCAAAACACATACGCAGTCAACTGGTTCAAAGGCAAGGAGCTCAATTTAGTGTTTGGCCTGCAGCTGAGCATGGCTCGACTG GGCAGCACAGTGAACATGAACATCATGGGCTGGGTGTACAGCAAAATGGCTGATGTTTTTGGCTCTACTGGATACGCTACACTAGGGGCATCACTTATGATAG CTGCTGTGACATGCGTGTTTTCACTCATGTGTGCCTTGGTGTTGGGATTCCTTGAcaaaagagcagagaggatCCTCCAAAAGGAACAAGGGAAAACAG GTGAAGTGATCAAGCTGACAGATGTAAAAGATTTCCCCCTCACGCTGTggctcatcttcatcatttgtGTGGGCTACTATGTTGCCATTTTCCCCTTTATTGGACTGGGACA GGTGTTCTTTATTGAAAAATTCAACTTCTCCCCGGCAGAAGCCAGAGCTGTCAACAG TATTGTGTACATCATCTCAGCCCCGGCCTCTCCAGTTCTGGGCTTTATGGTGGATAAGACAGGGAGGAATGTGATTTGGGTAATAACCGCCGTGGTTACAACACTTGCTGCTCACATAATGCTGGCGTTCACCTTCTGGAACCCATGGATCGCTATG TCTCTGCTCGGTGTCTCGTACTCCTTACTGGCCTGTGCGCTGTGGCCAATGGTGGCCTTTGTGGTGCCTGAGCACCAGCTGGGAACGGCATATGGCTT CATGCAGTCAATCCAGAACCTGGGTCTCGCCTTGATTGCAATTGCAGCTGGAGCCATCGTAGACAACAAAGGATACCTGGTTTTGGAGGTGTTCTTTTGTGCCTGCATTTGCA ttgcgCTGATAGCTGTGATGATGCTATACTTTGTGGATTATGTCAGAG GAGGAGAGTTGAACCAGTCAGCGTCAGCCAGAGCCAAACTCCAGAAAGAAGCCACTGCAGAGGCAGA atga
- the LOC114445147 gene encoding P2Y purinoceptor 13-like, protein MDEWLDPPVSNPVPASNQTSPNGCKSYDPTLVSVLYFLMFPIALLLNGMAAWVSLHLKSTSTFVVYLKNLVAADVIMTLIIPIKAASDLPGASNMLFILSCRFFSVIFYSTQYTCIALLGLISLDRFFKIMMPRNKFFGQNVIFSKVMSGLVWVALFGGTGLPNIILSNRSVANMTQISSCMTLKGPAGLEFHQHAVIFLNVFFWLVSVVIAVCYICITNKVIQSFRNSGSNNNEGKQKIKLRVFLVIIVFFVSFGPYHIVRIPYTFQQVNYSPNTDCVYVAGKFGKDLSLWLANTNICMDPLLYVFLCREFKEKLMSMIEGASTSVKIAFVDKQKECRF, encoded by the exons ATGGATGAATGGTTGGATCCGCCCGTTTCAA ATCCAGTCCCAGCATCAAATCAGACGTCTCCCAATGGGTGTAAAAGCTACGATCCAACCCTCGTCTCAGTCCTCTACTTTCTGATGTTCCCCATAGCGTTGCTGCTGAATGGTATGGCAGCTTGGGTGTCTCTGCACCTAAAGTCGACCTCCACTTTTGTGGTGTACCTGAAAAATCTTGTAGCGGCTGACGTCATTATGACCTTAATCATCCCAATCAAAGCTGCGAGTGACCTGCCGGGCGCCTCCAACATGTTATTCATACTTTCTTGCCGCTTCTTCAGTGTCATTTTCTACAGCACACAGTACACATGCATCGCTTTGTTGGGCTTAATTAGTCTTGATCGTTTCTTCAAGATCATGATGCCCCGCAATAAGTTCTTTGGTCAGAATGTGATCTTTAGCAAAGTGATGTCAGGCTTAGTCTGGGTAGCACTGTTTGGAGGCACAGGTTTACCAAATATTATTTTAAGTAACAGATCAGTAGCCAACATGACGCAAATCAGTAGCTGTATGACCCTGAAAGGACCAGCGGGACTAGAATTCCATCAACACGCAGTGATTTTCCTCAACGTTTTCTTCTGGCTTGTAAGCGTGGTCATCGCAGTTTGCTACATCTGCATCACGAACAAAGTTATCCAATCTTTCAGAAACTCTGGCAGCAATAACAACGAGGGAAAGCAGAAAATCAAATTACGAGTTTTTCTTGTaatcattgtgttttttgtttcctttggaCCATATCACATTGTCAGAATACCATACACTTTTCAACAAGTCAACTATTCTCCCAATACTGATTGTGTTTATGTAGCAGGCAAGTTTGGTAAAGATCTCAGCCTGTGGCTCGCTAATACTAACATCTGCATGGACCCACTTCTCTACGTCTTTCTGTGCCGAGAGTTTAAGGAAAAACTGATGTCCATGATAGAAGGTGCTTCCACATCAGTTAAAATAGCTTTTGTAGACAAACAGAAGGAATGTAGATTCTGA
- the LOC114445148 gene encoding P2Y purinoceptor 3-like, with the protein MEDLSVCPITNYYQRILLPASYSLVFLLGVSLNGALLWCVCCWTRRWNSTVIYMTNLAMADLLYVLTLPPLIISNAMGDLWPFGNIICKTVRFFFFVNLHCSMMFLTCVSVHRFIGVCYPIAAVRLRSKKMALFASGCVWILVTAEILPTLVFAHTGVINNMTVCFEMTNPSDFKFYFPYGLFLAIVGFLIPFLVVVTCYCSMIKTLFCSAAHSISNVRTARMRRKSLFTLVVVCLVFVVCFVPYHVARTVYLFVRVFMSANCHLLNVVMISFKVLKPVVSLNCCANPLLFFWGSNRHRQKLRACLRKRRVQPSVSLVDAASTKRSGG; encoded by the coding sequence ATGGAGGACTTGTCAGTCTGTCCAATCACCAACTACTACCAAAGGATCCTCCTGCCAGCGTCCTACAGCCTGGTGTTCCTCCTGGGTGTGAGTTTAAACGGCGCCCTGCTGTGGTGCGTGTGCTGCTGGACGCGCCGCTGGAACAGCACCGTGATCTACATGACCAACTTGGCCATGGCTGATCTCCTCTACGTGCTGACCCTGCCTCCACTCATCATCAGCAACGCCATGGGAGACTTGTGGCCCTTCGGCAACATCATCTGCAAGACAGTccggtttttcttttttgtcaacCTTCACTGCAGTATGATGTTTCTCACCTGCGTCAGCGTGCACCGTTTCATCGGCGTGTGCTATCCCATCGCAGCTGTGCGCCTCAGGAGCAAAAAAATGGCCCTCTTTGCGTCTGGATGTGTTTGGATCCTGGTCACTGCCGAGATTTTACCCACGCTTGTGTTTGCGCACACGGGTGTGATCAATAATATGACTGTGTGCTTTGAAATGACAAACCCGAGTGACTTTAAGTTTTACTTTCCATACGGGCTGTTCTTAGCTATAGTGGGTTTCCTGATCCCATTCCTGGTTGTGGTCACCTGTTACTGCTCCATGATAAAGACGCTCTTTTGCAGCGCCGCGCACAGCATCTCTAACGTCAGGACAGCGCGAATGCGCAGAAAGTCTCTGTTCACGCTTGTAGTTGTGTGCCtcgtgtttgtggtgtgttttgtgccTTATCACGTTGCCCGCACGGTCTACTTGTTCGTGAGGGttttcatgtcagcaaactgccATCTGCTTAATGTGGTCATGATCTCTTTTAAAGTCTTGAAACCGGTAGTGAGTTTAAACTGCTGCGCAAATCCTCTCCTGTTCTTTTGGGGCTCTAACCGGCACCGCCAGAAGCTCCGGGCCtgcctgaggaagaggagagtgcAGCCCAGCGTGAGTCTGGTGGATGCAGCCAGCACTAAGAGGTCCGGAGGATAG
- the LOC114444763 gene encoding P2Y purinoceptor 12-like, with protein sequence MERNTTFPLLLGNHSHTNSTCSRDNILKTVVFPVLYSFLFLVGMLLNGMAVWVFFRIPSRSHFIIYLKNIVVADVIMTFTFPFKVLSDSNMASTGLRIFVCRVSSVLFYLTMYISILFFGLISIDRCRKTLKPFRGTNSARLARRKILSGTIWTFLLILCLPNVILTSKTPTSPYFKCSNLKTVAGLYWHEVVNHVCQVIFWGNLVTVMVCYTLITRELYRSYSRTKSHSTQSKRKMNANVFLVLAVFFVCFVPFHFARVPYTMSQTRGVLFDCKLKLFFFQLKESTLFLSSLNSLLDPLIYFFLCKSFRTTLFKTLQLPPGTCSWLTGRGSNTDTGSPPLRDSSACT encoded by the exons atggagagaaacaCAACATTCCCTCTGTTGCTGGGCAATCACAGCCACACTAACAGCACTTGTTCCCGGGACAACATTTTGAAGACGGTGGTTTTCCCTGTTCTCTACTCCTTTCTATTCCTGGTGGGGATGTTACTGAACGGCATGGCGGTGTGGGTGTTTTTTCGCATCCCCTCGCGGTCTCACTTCATCATATACCTGAAGAATATTGTTGTTGCAGATGTCATCATGACCTTCACATTCCCTTTCAAG GTGCTGTCAGACTCCAACATGGCATCCACTGGTCTACGGATATTTGTGTGTCGAGTTTCTTCGGTGCTCTTTTACCTCACTATGTACATCAGCATCCTCTTTTTTGGTCTAATTAGCATCGATCGCTGCAGAAAGACTCTTAAGCCCTTTCGGGGAACAAACTCTGCTCGACTGGCCCGTCGCAAAATCCTTTCAGGAACCATCTGGACTTTTCTGCTGATTCTCTGTCTGCCCAATGTGATCCTAACAAGTAAAACTCCAACTTCTCCATATTTTAAGTGCAGCAACTTGAAGACAGTGGCTGGCCTGTATTGGCATGAGGTGGTAAATCATGTCTGTCAAGTGATTTTCTGGGGTAACCTAGTGACTGTGATGGTGTGCTACACTCTAATCACCAGAGAGCTATACAGATCTTACTCTCGGACTAAGTCTCACAGCACTCAGTCCAAAAGAAAGATGAACGCAAACGTGTTCCTGGTTCTGGCggtgttctttgtgtgttttgttccatTTCATTTTGCCCGTGTGCCCTACACAATGAGCCAAACCCGAGGTGTTCTCTTTGACTGTAAACTTAAGCTCTTCTTCTTTCAGCTGAAGGAAAGCACACTTTTCCTCTCATCTCTGAATTCTCTCCTGGACCCCCTCATCTACTTCTTCCTATGTAAGTCCTTCAGGACAACCCTGTTCAAAACCCTGCAGCTGCCTCCTGGTACATGTAGCTGGTTAACAGGAAGAGGGTCCAATACAGATACAGGCAGCCCCCCTCTGAGAGACTCCTCTGCCTGTACATAA
- the mfsd1 gene encoding lysosomal dipeptide transporter MFSD1 isoform X1, with amino-acid sequence MSDFEENQSLLGEDDARSFTGRRTPRDPDRPLPAICDPSRFLHRVVVLGFMCFLGFGSYFCFDNPAALQTQVIQDLNLNTAKFMQLYAWYSWPNVVLCFFGGFLIDRVFGIRLGTIIFSLFVCVGQVIFAAGAWVNKFWLMEAGRFVFGIGGESLAVAQNTYAVNWFKGKELNLVFGLQLSMARLGSTVNMNIMGWVYSKMADVFGSTGYATLGASLMIAAVTCVFSLMCALVLGFLDKRAERILQKEQGKTGEVIKLTDVKDFPLTLWLIFIICVGYYVAIFPFIGLGQVFFIEKFNFSPAEARAVNSIVYIISAPASPVLGFMVDKTGRNVIWVITAVVTTLAAHIMLAFTFWNPWIAMSLLGVSYSLLACALWPMVAFVVPEHQLGTAYGFMQSIQNLGLALIAIAAGAIVDNKGYLVLEVFFCACICIALIAVMMLYFVDYVRGGELNQSASARAKLQKEATAEAEIKRCTSKQTKGELARLAPMSAFCLRNRYLSRLGAQLPDHCSTHLSSLAYRSVLK; translated from the exons ATGTCGGACTTTGAGGAGAACCAGAGCTTGTTGGGGGAGGACGATGCGAGGTCGTTCACCGGGAGACGGACACCCAGAGATCCCGACAGACCGCTGCCGGCAATCTGCGACCCAAGCCGCTTCCTGCACCGGGTGGTTGTGCTGGGTTTCATGTGCTTCCTGGGATTCG GAAGCTACTTCTGTTTTGACAATCCAGCTGCTCTTCAAACTCAAGTCATACAG GATCTGAACCTGAACACTGCAAAGTTCATGCAGCTGTATGCCTGGTACTCCTGGCCCAACGTGGTGCTCTGCTTCTTTGGAGGGTTCCTCATTGACCGGGTCTTTGGCAtcag ACTGGGAACCATCATATTttccctgtttgtttgtgttggacAG gtgATATTTGCTGCCGGAGCTTGGGTGAATAAGTTCTGGCTGATGGAAGCTGGACGTTTTGTATTTGG TATTGGAGGAGAGTCCTTGGCAGTGGCCCAAAACACATACGCAGTCAACTGGTTCAAAGGCAAGGAGCTCAATTTAGTGTTTGGCCTGCAGCTGAGCATGGCTCGACTG GGCAGCACAGTGAACATGAACATCATGGGCTGGGTGTACAGCAAAATGGCTGATGTTTTTGGCTCTACTGGATACGCTACACTAGGGGCATCACTTATGATAG CTGCTGTGACATGCGTGTTTTCACTCATGTGTGCCTTGGTGTTGGGATTCCTTGAcaaaagagcagagaggatCCTCCAAAAGGAACAAGGGAAAACAG GTGAAGTGATCAAGCTGACAGATGTAAAAGATTTCCCCCTCACGCTGTggctcatcttcatcatttgtGTGGGCTACTATGTTGCCATTTTCCCCTTTATTGGACTGGGACA GGTGTTCTTTATTGAAAAATTCAACTTCTCCCCGGCAGAAGCCAGAGCTGTCAACAG TATTGTGTACATCATCTCAGCCCCGGCCTCTCCAGTTCTGGGCTTTATGGTGGATAAGACAGGGAGGAATGTGATTTGGGTAATAACCGCCGTGGTTACAACACTTGCTGCTCACATAATGCTGGCGTTCACCTTCTGGAACCCATGGATCGCTATG TCTCTGCTCGGTGTCTCGTACTCCTTACTGGCCTGTGCGCTGTGGCCAATGGTGGCCTTTGTGGTGCCTGAGCACCAGCTGGGAACGGCATATGGCTT CATGCAGTCAATCCAGAACCTGGGTCTCGCCTTGATTGCAATTGCAGCTGGAGCCATCGTAGACAACAAAGGATACCTGGTTTTGGAGGTGTTCTTTTGTGCCTGCATTTGCA ttgcgCTGATAGCTGTGATGATGCTATACTTTGTGGATTATGTCAGAG GAGGAGAGTTGAACCAGTCAGCGTCAGCCAGAGCCAAACTCCAGAAAGAAGCCACTGCAGAGGCAGA GATTAAAAGGTGTACCAGTAAACAGACGAAGGGCGAGCTTGCTAGATTGGCACCCATGTCTGCTTTTTGCTTGCGCAACCGCTACCTCTCCAGGCTGGGTGCACAG CTCCCAGACCACTGCTCTACCCATCTGTCGTCGCTCGCCTACAGGAGTGTTCTGAAGTGA
- the LOC114445146 gene encoding P2Y purinoceptor 13-like encodes MSNNTSSLFSPCEQSGHLALHTVISYLYFILFPIALLLNGVAACVSLHLRSTSTFIVYFKNLVGADLLMTLTAPVMAASHLPDATVKLKVFACRYTDVIFYCSLYTSIILMSLISLDRFFKIVRPCGKLLGQSVMFSTVMSTSAWFTIFGTTAIPTMILTNQDPSNNTRDFCMSMKSPLGRSYHDIVILLMEILFWLASILIVFCYICITMKVLESFRNSGSNNSQGKKRTKLRVFCILIVFFLCFVPLHALRIPLTLYGIFGISECAQTWLVGIYDLALWLSTMNACLDPLLYIYLCREFRDKLVEMMKGIGICVKLYSVEKEENSP; translated from the coding sequence ATGTCCAACAACACATCCAGCCTGTTTTCTCCCTGTGAACAATCAGGCCATTTGGCCTTGCATACAGTTATCTCCTATCTGTACTTTATCTTGTTCCCCATCGCATTGCTGCTAAATGGGGTAGCAGCATGTGTGTCGTTGCACCTgcgctccacctccaccttcatAGTGTATTTTAAAAACCTGGTGGGTGCTGACCTGCTGATGACCTTGACGGCCCCTGTGATGGCAGCTAGTCATCTTCCTGATGCAACAGTCAAGTTAAAAGTTTTTGCCTGCCGTTACACCGATGTCATTTTTTACTGCTCTCTGTACACAAGCATTATATTGATGAGTCTTATAAGCCTGGATCGCTTCTTTAAGATTGTTAGGCCATGTGGAAAGCTGCTGGGACAAAGTGTGATGTTCAGTACAGTAATGTCCACCTCCGCTTGGTTTACAATATTTGGCACTACAGCAATCCCAACTATGATTCTAACGAACCAGGATCCTTCTAATAACACAAGAGATTTCTGTATGTCCATGAAAAGTCCACTTGGCCGGAGTTATCACGACATTGTCATTTTACTTATGGAGATTCTCTTCTGGCTTGCCAGTATACTGATTGTCTTCTGCTACATTTGCATTACCATGAAAGTCCTGGAGTCCTTCAGAAACTCTGGGAGCAACAACAGCCAAGGGAAGAAAAGAACCAAACTACGAGTCTTCTgtattttaattgtgttttttctctgttttgtaCCGCTGCACGCATTACGCATTCCTTTAACACTATACGGGATCTTTGGTATCAGTGAGTGTGCTCAAACATGGCTAGTTGGGATATATGACTTAGCCCTGTGGCTCTCTACCATGAATGCTTGTCTGGACCCTCTTCTCTACATCTACCTGTGCAGGGAGTTCAGAGACAAGCTAGTTGAGATGATGAAAGGTATCGGTATCTGTGTCAAGTTATACTCTGTTGAAAAAGAGGAGAATTCAccgtaa